Proteins co-encoded in one Meiothermus sp. genomic window:
- a CDS encoding ABC transporter ATP-binding protein produces MHEEEAFKKSFDAKLARRILKYVRPYWKQVGLALLALVVSTLTAASTPLFLKYAIDNAIVPREVLPLAQRYETLLLISAVFLAVRVVDFIANYAQTYLISWVGQHILFDLRSEIFAKLQRMHLGYFDRNPVGRLMTRITSDVDAINQFITGGLVGLIADFALMIGLMTFMLVLDWRLALVAFAIMPIFLAVTTWIRGGMREAYRAMRLRLSRVNASLQENLAGVQTTQLFNREPKNEAQFNLLSADLRRAWVEIIKWFALFFPLVGLMGEVTVALVLWYGGGQVVQQAITLGLLVAFTDYVRQLFQPLQDLSEKFNIFQAAMASAERIFGLLDAKEEVADKPGAIPVERFRGQIDFEDVWFAYGRRGEAKPERTGPGEEGKEVEGQPAAGLEVLEPSAPEEGEWDWVLRGVSFRVRPGEKVALVGATGAGKTSVISLIARFYDVQQGAVKIDGLDVRDYRQRDLRRAIGIVLQDPFLFSGSIASNLRLGDERITLERIQEVCAFVGADEFIKRLPQGYETVLHERGGGLSTGQKQLLALARAILHNPDILLILDEATANVDSETEQKIQAALERVMEGRTSIVIAHRLSTIRHVDRILVFRKGKLLEEGSHDELLQKGGYYAKLYELQYVHGSGD; encoded by the coding sequence ATGCACGAAGAAGAAGCCTTTAAGAAGAGTTTTGATGCCAAGCTGGCCCGGCGCATCCTGAAGTATGTGCGGCCCTACTGGAAGCAGGTGGGGCTGGCCCTGCTGGCGCTGGTGGTGAGCACCCTCACCGCCGCCTCGACCCCGCTTTTCCTCAAGTACGCCATTGACAACGCCATCGTGCCGCGCGAGGTGCTACCTTTGGCCCAGCGCTACGAGACCCTGCTGCTCATCAGCGCTGTTTTTCTGGCGGTACGGGTGGTGGACTTTATCGCCAACTACGCGCAAACCTACCTGATTAGCTGGGTGGGGCAACATATCCTCTTCGACCTGCGTTCGGAGATTTTCGCCAAGCTCCAGCGCATGCACCTGGGCTACTTCGACCGCAACCCTGTAGGCCGTCTGATGACCCGCATCACCTCCGATGTGGACGCCATCAACCAGTTCATCACCGGCGGGCTGGTGGGGCTGATTGCCGACTTCGCCCTGATGATTGGACTGATGACCTTTATGCTGGTGCTGGACTGGCGCCTGGCCCTGGTGGCCTTTGCCATCATGCCCATCTTCCTGGCCGTGACCACCTGGATCCGGGGTGGGATGCGCGAGGCCTACCGGGCCATGCGGCTGCGACTGTCCAGGGTTAATGCTTCGCTGCAAGAAAACCTGGCCGGCGTCCAGACCACCCAGCTTTTCAACCGGGAACCCAAGAACGAAGCGCAGTTCAACCTGCTCTCCGCCGATTTGCGCAGGGCCTGGGTGGAGATCATCAAATGGTTTGCCCTGTTCTTCCCCCTGGTGGGCCTCATGGGTGAGGTCACGGTGGCCCTGGTGCTGTGGTATGGGGGCGGGCAGGTGGTACAGCAGGCCATTACCCTGGGCTTGTTGGTGGCTTTCACCGATTATGTGCGCCAGCTCTTCCAGCCCCTGCAAGACCTTTCCGAGAAGTTCAATATCTTCCAGGCCGCCATGGCCTCGGCAGAGCGCATTTTTGGCCTGCTGGACGCCAAAGAAGAGGTGGCCGACAAGCCGGGGGCGATACCGGTCGAGCGCTTTAGGGGCCAGATTGACTTCGAGGACGTCTGGTTTGCCTATGGCCGGCGGGGCGAGGCCAAACCCGAGAGAACGGGGCCTGGGGAAGAAGGAAAAGAGGTTGAAGGCCAGCCAGCAGCCGGCCTCGAGGTGCTCGAGCCCAGCGCCCCTGAAGAGGGCGAGTGGGACTGGGTGCTACGGGGGGTGAGCTTCCGGGTGCGGCCCGGCGAGAAGGTGGCCCTGGTGGGGGCTACCGGTGCGGGCAAGACCAGCGTGATTAGCCTGATTGCCCGTTTCTACGATGTGCAGCAGGGTGCGGTCAAGATTGATGGCCTGGACGTGCGGGACTACCGGCAGCGCGACCTGCGCCGTGCCATTGGCATCGTGCTGCAAGACCCCTTCTTGTTCAGCGGCAGCATTGCGTCGAACCTACGGCTGGGCGACGAGCGCATTACCTTAGAGCGCATCCAGGAAGTGTGCGCATTTGTGGGGGCCGACGAGTTTATAAAGCGGCTGCCGCAGGGTTACGAGACCGTTCTGCACGAGCGCGGCGGGGGGCTTTCCACGGGGCAGAAGCAACTGCTGGCCCTGGCCCGGGCCATCCTGCACAACCCCGACATCCTGCTGATTTTGGATGAGGCCACCGCCAACGTGGACTCCGAGACCGAGCAAAAGATTCAGGCCGCGCTCGAGCGGGTCATGGAGGGTCGCACCTCGATTGTGATCGCTCACCGTCTCTCGACCATTCGCCACGTGGATCGGATTCTGGTCTTCCGCAAGGGCAAGCTCCTGGAAGAAGGCAGCCACGACGAACTACTGCAGAAGGGCGGCTACTACGCCAAGCTGTACGAGCTGCAGTATGTGCATGGAAGCGGCGACTAG
- the lysA gene encoding diaminopimelate decarboxylase: MSQSYTALRPEFKEALLEAATRFETPFYAYDWLTTLERLERLQKAFPQAEIFYAIKANPRLGLLRRLLERGIFVEAVSLGEVYRAYRAGFRRNEVLLNGPVKTPAVLETLGRIGIPILGLDSLVDVQRVGQVLPGARVLLRINPDLPVVAHDHLATGRGESKFGILPEDVGQALELAHQNRLEVLGLHIHLGSALEHPEDYQAGYRVMDELYRTHGPFPVMNLGGGFGLGLNLAELGMQVTTLAQKHNAEVWLEPGRYLVAEAGVLVTRCWGTKRTRRNYLLIDAGMSQLIRPMLYGAAHPVEPLYHNPRQATYDLAGPACESGDVLARDVTLPEPREGDLLAILQAGAYASSMSSNYLDTPHSAELLWTGYGWEVLRQQQTLDTLLQGEM, encoded by the coding sequence ATGTCCCAATCCTACACCGCCCTACGCCCCGAGTTTAAAGAGGCCCTTCTGGAAGCCGCGACCCGCTTCGAAACCCCTTTCTATGCCTACGACTGGCTCACCACCCTCGAGCGCCTCGAGCGCCTACAAAAAGCCTTTCCACAGGCCGAGATTTTTTATGCTATTAAGGCCAATCCCCGTCTAGGACTCTTGCGGCGCCTGTTGGAGCGGGGGATCTTTGTAGAGGCGGTCAGCCTGGGTGAGGTGTATCGGGCCTACAGGGCTGGCTTCCGCCGAAACGAGGTGCTGCTGAACGGGCCGGTTAAAACGCCGGCTGTACTCGAGACCCTGGGCCGAATCGGTATCCCCATCCTGGGGCTGGATTCGCTGGTGGATGTCCAACGGGTGGGCCAGGTGCTACCCGGAGCCCGGGTGCTCCTGCGGATCAACCCCGATCTGCCCGTCGTTGCTCACGACCACCTGGCCACGGGGCGCGGCGAGAGCAAGTTTGGCATCCTGCCCGAGGACGTGGGACAGGCCCTGGAACTGGCCCACCAGAACCGCCTCGAGGTGCTGGGCTTGCACATTCACCTGGGTTCGGCCCTGGAACACCCCGAAGACTACCAGGCGGGCTACAGGGTGATGGACGAGCTTTACCGCACCCACGGCCCCTTTCCGGTCATGAACCTGGGCGGGGGCTTTGGGCTGGGCCTTAACCTGGCCGAGCTGGGAATGCAGGTTACAACCCTAGCCCAAAAGCATAACGCCGAGGTTTGGCTCGAGCCGGGCCGCTATTTGGTTGCAGAGGCCGGGGTGCTGGTCACGCGCTGCTGGGGCACCAAGCGCACCCGGCGCAACTACCTACTGATAGATGCTGGGATGAGCCAGCTCATTCGGCCCATGCTCTATGGCGCGGCACACCCGGTGGAGCCGCTGTACCACAACCCCCGTCAAGCCACCTACGATCTGGCCGGCCCCGCTTGCGAGTCGGGCGATGTGCTGGCCCGCGACGTCACCCTGCCCGAACCCAGGGAGGGCGACCTGCTGGCCATTCTGCAAGCCGGAGCCTACGCCAGCAGCATGAGCAGCAACTACCTCGACACGCCCCACTCCGCTGAGCTGTTGTGGACAGGCTATGGCTGGGAGGTGCTCCGCCAGCAACAGACACTAGATACCCTGTTGCAAGGCGAAATGTGA
- a CDS encoding CHAT domain-containing protein, which produces MTPYDLAQYIMNEPDPARRQAWLQQLTSEAEYAHLIEALKAEVDRHKDVDTARALQAGERALEIAAYVRDARARWLAFWAYAVGLTVRGRFTEALPYYAEARQGLQSLGHKEDAARAGMREIQALAITGNMAGALALAEQIREAFIDLKLLHDAALVSINIGIIHYRSGRMLEAEGAVRYALEQLERLGDLIGQGKAHSNLALIYEAQDRYSEAVEHYQRALEIFRTHNQTEDFIGNSVKLALLHRKQGRLNQALDLLSRVRLMYGNLEDYPNAAFAQLEEARICLDLNLLSEAIQLSRVLVELFSARGMQKELAEALTTLGGAQAKQGQLEEARQTLERARAGWLVLDNVIQVALVDVAVASLFLESGRKGQVEALEQAVLVVGRALEALTEIPSAKALGLSVMAEALLSLSNHTEARRYLEEAVSLMVGLNIPDLTIRIERLRGQMALLENRTQAAELHFKQAIERLESMRVSLRVDEFKSAYLGDKLEVYDCLVELLLDKQRLPEAFEYAERAKSRALVDMLAQRGEQPQTLFDPEIERLQQELAQTRQELNQYLLILETETSGIRSSQREKMVSLEHRITQLVREIERLQPEAAAFEQVPGIGLWDVRQALESGAVLLEYYNTHRGLVAFLIEEKRIEVVRNLGSLERARQHLEQLEFFLTRVAQGGIMLKIYGEEALRRAVDEHLQALYHLLIEPLPLQLTGQPLIIVPHGALHAVPFAALFDGEQYLLDRAEVSLAPSAAVYTLCRKRSYLETGPLTAFGVPLANIPYAVEEVEQICRIVQNTQKFVGDEATLQNFFAAAPQAGVLHIATHGAFRPDNPMFSGLRMADGWLTARDLYNLRLQAELVVLSACETGLTKQAGGDELMGLTRGFLYAGAPCLIASLWPVRDDVTAQFMTTFYTHLRLGQPIATALREAQLAVRAVFPNPYFWAAFVAMGDSYRTLQL; this is translated from the coding sequence ATGACCCCTTACGACCTGGCCCAATACATTATGAACGAGCCCGATCCGGCTAGGAGACAGGCCTGGTTGCAACAGCTTACATCCGAGGCCGAGTACGCTCACCTGATTGAAGCCCTCAAAGCCGAGGTTGATCGCCATAAAGATGTGGATACAGCCAGGGCCCTGCAAGCGGGCGAGCGGGCATTGGAGATAGCAGCTTATGTGCGGGATGCTCGAGCGCGTTGGTTGGCTTTTTGGGCCTATGCAGTTGGTCTTACTGTGCGGGGACGGTTTACCGAAGCATTGCCGTACTACGCGGAGGCCCGCCAGGGTCTGCAAAGTCTGGGCCACAAAGAAGATGCGGCCCGCGCGGGCATGCGAGAAATTCAGGCCCTGGCCATTACGGGCAACATGGCTGGTGCTCTAGCCCTGGCAGAACAGATTCGCGAAGCTTTTATCGATCTGAAATTGCTGCACGATGCAGCGCTGGTCAGCATAAATATCGGCATTATCCATTACCGCTCGGGTCGCATGCTCGAGGCCGAAGGGGCTGTGCGGTATGCGCTGGAACAGCTCGAGCGGCTGGGTGATTTAATTGGGCAGGGCAAGGCCCACAGCAACCTGGCCCTCATTTACGAGGCCCAGGATCGCTACTCCGAGGCCGTAGAGCACTACCAGCGGGCGCTGGAGATCTTTCGTACCCACAACCAGACCGAAGACTTTATCGGAAACAGCGTCAAGCTGGCCCTGCTGCACCGCAAGCAGGGCCGCCTGAACCAGGCCCTCGATCTTCTGAGCCGGGTTCGACTCATGTATGGGAACCTGGAAGACTACCCCAACGCTGCTTTTGCCCAGCTCGAGGAAGCCCGTATTTGCCTCGACCTCAACCTGCTGTCCGAGGCCATTCAACTTTCTCGGGTGTTGGTGGAGCTCTTTTCTGCACGGGGGATGCAGAAGGAACTGGCCGAAGCCCTGACCACCTTGGGTGGTGCACAGGCCAAGCAAGGCCAGCTCGAGGAAGCCCGGCAGACCCTAGAGCGTGCGCGGGCGGGCTGGCTGGTGCTGGACAATGTCATCCAGGTTGCCCTAGTGGATGTAGCGGTGGCGTCTTTGTTTTTGGAGTCGGGCCGTAAGGGTCAGGTCGAGGCCTTGGAGCAGGCGGTGCTGGTGGTGGGGCGGGCCCTCGAGGCCTTGACCGAGATCCCCTCGGCCAAGGCCCTGGGTCTGAGCGTTATGGCCGAGGCCTTGCTGAGCCTGAGCAACCATACCGAGGCCAGACGCTATCTGGAGGAAGCGGTCTCGCTGATGGTGGGGCTGAATATTCCCGATCTCACCATTCGCATCGAACGCCTGCGGGGCCAGATGGCCCTGCTGGAGAATCGCACGCAAGCTGCCGAGTTGCATTTTAAACAAGCCATCGAGCGCCTCGAGAGCATGCGGGTAAGCCTGAGGGTGGACGAGTTTAAGTCGGCATACCTGGGCGATAAGCTGGAAGTGTACGACTGCTTGGTCGAGCTGCTGCTGGATAAACAGCGCCTGCCCGAAGCCTTTGAATACGCCGAGCGGGCCAAGTCACGGGCTTTGGTAGACATGCTGGCCCAAAGGGGTGAACAGCCCCAAACCCTTTTTGATCCTGAAATAGAACGACTGCAACAGGAGCTAGCCCAGACGCGCCAGGAATTGAACCAGTATCTCCTGATCCTGGAAACGGAAACCTCGGGGATCCGCAGCAGCCAGCGGGAGAAAATGGTGAGCCTCGAGCATCGGATTACGCAGCTTGTTCGCGAGATCGAGCGCCTTCAGCCAGAAGCCGCGGCCTTTGAGCAGGTGCCGGGTATTGGCTTGTGGGATGTGCGGCAAGCCCTCGAGTCTGGCGCTGTTCTGCTGGAGTACTACAATACGCACCGCGGACTGGTAGCTTTTTTGATTGAAGAAAAGCGCATTGAGGTGGTGCGCAACCTGGGCTCGCTTGAGCGGGCTCGGCAGCACCTCGAGCAGCTCGAGTTCTTTCTGACCCGCGTGGCGCAGGGCGGCATCATGCTCAAAATTTATGGCGAAGAAGCCCTTCGGCGCGCGGTGGACGAACACCTCCAGGCTCTGTACCACCTGCTGATCGAACCCCTTCCGCTCCAGCTCACCGGCCAACCCCTGATTATCGTGCCGCATGGGGCGCTGCACGCCGTGCCCTTTGCCGCCTTGTTCGATGGTGAGCAGTACCTGCTTGATCGCGCGGAGGTCTCTCTAGCCCCCAGTGCGGCGGTGTACACTTTGTGTCGTAAGCGCAGCTATCTCGAGACAGGCCCCCTAACTGCTTTTGGTGTACCGCTTGCCAACATTCCCTATGCTGTTGAAGAGGTGGAGCAGATTTGCCGAATTGTACAAAACACCCAAAAGTTTGTGGGTGACGAGGCTACCTTGCAGAATTTCTTTGCTGCTGCGCCCCAGGCAGGGGTTTTGCACATTGCAACCCATGGGGCGTTCCGTCCCGATAACCCTATGTTTTCCGGCCTGCGTATGGCCGATGGATGGCTGACGGCCCGCGACCTTTACAACCTTCGCCTCCAGGCCGAATTGGTGGTGCTCTCGGCTTGTGAAACAGGGCTGACCAAACAGGCCGGCGGCGACGAACTGATGGGTCTGACGCGGGGCTTCCTGTATGCTGGCGCGCCCTGTCTGATTGCTAGCCTGTGGCCGGTTCGAGACGATGTTACGGCTCAGTTTATGACCACCTTTTACACCCATCTACGGTTGGGCCAGCCCATAGCCACAGCATTGCGTGAGGCACAGCTTGCTGTGCGCGCGGTCTTTCCCAACCCCTATTTTTGGGCGGCTTTTGTCGCCATGGGTGACTCATATCGTACGCTCCAGCTCTGA
- a CDS encoding ABC transporter ATP-binding protein — translation MPYLRRYGPQYLWGMLAGIASVGVASLSPYFLRHAIDAIRAGEAYLVWVWAILGAAVASAFFSWANRQLLVVASRYIEHDLRMDLFKKALSLDSYFYSKNRIGDLMNKFTTDLGAVREMLGGGINMGSRLLMFVVFAIVAMYLVSVPLALALSLVFPIIFGVMYYVLRLIDRRYRESQESFDRISTRAQENFSGIRVVKGFALEDRELEAFQALNKDYIAKSLALTRVDGPVRALMGLLMGFAALIVLWMGGGMVIRGEMTAGQFVQFNAYLMMLGWPIVGLGWTLTIFQRGSTSYKRLEEFWREPARITEPSPLSPALSLPPKERGVAEDISLAGEVKFEEVSLELGERKVLDGITLTIPEGTTLGITGRTGSGKTLLVSLIPRILDPTSGRVRVGGYDVRELPLTTLRRVIGMVPQEPFLFSDTLAENICFGLPEVDLERAIWAAKLAGVHDDIMGFPKGYETSLGERGVTLSGGQRQRVALARALARKPQILILDDAMSAVDTETESRILSGLKSVLGQQTTLLIGHRTSTLQYADWIVVLDHGRIVEEGTHEMLLAAGGIYAELDRIQRLQAEVD, via the coding sequence GTCGCCCTACTTTTTGCGCCATGCCATTGATGCCATCCGGGCCGGGGAGGCCTACCTGGTCTGGGTCTGGGCCATTCTGGGCGCGGCGGTGGCCTCGGCCTTTTTCTCCTGGGCCAACCGGCAGCTTTTGGTGGTGGCCAGCCGCTACATCGAGCACGACCTGCGCATGGATCTTTTCAAAAAGGCCCTCTCGCTGGACAGCTATTTTTACAGCAAAAACCGCATCGGCGACCTGATGAACAAGTTCACCACCGACCTGGGCGCGGTGCGCGAGATGCTGGGCGGCGGTATCAACATGGGCAGCCGCCTGCTGATGTTTGTGGTGTTCGCCATTGTGGCCATGTACCTGGTGAGCGTACCGCTGGCCCTGGCCCTCTCCCTGGTCTTCCCTATCATTTTTGGGGTGATGTACTACGTGCTGCGCCTGATTGACCGGCGCTACCGCGAAAGCCAGGAGTCCTTCGATCGGATTTCCACCCGCGCGCAGGAGAACTTCTCCGGTATCCGGGTGGTAAAGGGGTTTGCCCTGGAAGACCGCGAGCTCGAGGCCTTCCAGGCCCTCAACAAGGACTACATCGCCAAAAGCCTGGCCCTGACCCGCGTGGACGGGCCGGTACGGGCCTTGATGGGGCTGCTGATGGGCTTTGCCGCGCTCATTGTGCTGTGGATGGGCGGCGGCATGGTCATCCGGGGTGAGATGACCGCCGGGCAGTTCGTGCAGTTCAACGCCTACCTGATGATGCTGGGCTGGCCCATTGTGGGCCTGGGATGGACGCTCACCATCTTCCAGCGGGGTTCGACGAGCTACAAGCGGCTGGAGGAGTTCTGGCGCGAACCGGCGCGGATTACCGAACCTAGCCCCCTCTCCCCCGCCCTTTCTCTCCCACCAAAGGAGAGGGGGGTGGCTGAAGATATTAGCCTAGCGGGAGAGGTCAAGTTTGAAGAGGTCAGCCTCGAGCTGGGGGAGCGCAAGGTGCTGGACGGCATCACCCTGACCATCCCCGAGGGCACCACCCTGGGCATCACCGGGCGCACTGGCAGCGGCAAGACCCTGCTGGTGAGCCTGATTCCACGCATCCTGGATCCCACCTCGGGCCGGGTGCGGGTGGGGGGCTACGACGTTCGGGAACTGCCCCTCACCACCCTGCGCAGGGTCATCGGGATGGTGCCACAGGAGCCCTTTCTGTTTTCCGATACCCTGGCCGAGAACATCTGCTTCGGGCTACCGGAGGTAGACCTCGAGCGGGCTATCTGGGCCGCCAAGCTGGCTGGGGTGCACGACGACATCATGGGCTTTCCCAAAGGCTACGAGACCTCGCTGGGCGAGCGCGGCGTCACCCTTTCGGGCGGGCAGCGCCAGCGGGTAGCCCTGGCCCGGGCCCTGGCCCGCAAGCCACAAATTCTGATCCTGGACGACGCCATGAGCGCGGTGGACACCGAGACCGAGTCGCGGATTCTCTCCGGGCTCAAAAGCGTGCTGGGACAGCAAACCACCCTGCTCATCGGCCACCGCACCTCCACCTTGCAGTACGCCGACTGGATTGTGGTGCTGGATCACGGCAGAATCGTGGAGGAAGGTACCCACGAGATGCTGCTGGCCGCAGGCGGCATCTACGCCGAACTCGACCGCATCCAGCGCCTGCAAGCAGAGGTGGACTAA
- a CDS encoding ABC transporter substrate-binding protein, with amino-acid sequence MASLVLMAGLASAQTEISFWHSMDGPAERVIAQFASAFNASQRNYRVTPRLIGDYREGETRLLAALRAGGAPVLFQAEILLFPCLVAEGVVLPLDELTSTLPKAFTDDLFEAAWDYGLINNRRYGLPFNTSTPVLFFNENQLRARGLKVPTNWREFEQAAKGLTSRTSKGFIALSESWTFEAQVTSRGGNLVTSDGRPNFTSREVVEALEFLQRLGREGSTSVRNLSESFFAQTDFIRTKGMMVMASIANWPAAENASFAFKLGVAPIPREPNGKVPLGGAQLVVLRGASAEQQRGAFEFWRFLMEPQNIKTWVEASYYVPLRKSATPLLEAFYRENPYRKVAFEQVAVAQPRPRVPQFAVWRNFLEEALEKALKGNVPARQALEEAQRKAEAAR; translated from the coding sequence ATGGCTTCTTTGGTTTTGATGGCAGGATTGGCTTCGGCCCAGACCGAGATTTCTTTCTGGCATAGCATGGATGGCCCCGCCGAGCGGGTGATCGCCCAGTTTGCGAGTGCGTTTAATGCCTCGCAGCGGAACTACCGGGTGACCCCGCGCCTGATTGGCGACTACCGCGAGGGCGAGACCCGCTTGCTGGCGGCATTGCGGGCGGGTGGTGCGCCAGTGCTGTTCCAGGCCGAGATTCTGCTGTTCCCGTGCCTGGTGGCCGAGGGGGTGGTGCTGCCGCTGGACGAGCTGACCAGTACCCTGCCCAAAGCCTTTACCGACGATCTGTTCGAGGCGGCCTGGGACTACGGCTTGATCAACAACCGCCGCTATGGGCTGCCCTTCAATACCTCCACCCCGGTGCTTTTCTTCAACGAAAACCAACTGCGGGCCAGGGGACTAAAAGTGCCTACCAACTGGCGCGAGTTTGAACAGGCGGCCAAGGGCCTGACCAGCCGTACCTCCAAGGGCTTTATTGCCCTTTCGGAGTCCTGGACCTTCGAGGCCCAGGTGACCAGCCGGGGCGGCAACCTGGTAACGTCCGATGGACGGCCCAACTTTACCTCCCGCGAGGTGGTGGAGGCGCTCGAGTTCCTGCAACGCCTGGGGCGTGAGGGCAGTACCAGCGTGCGCAACCTCTCGGAGAGCTTTTTCGCCCAGACCGACTTCATTCGCACCAAGGGCATGATGGTGATGGCCTCGATTGCTAACTGGCCCGCCGCCGAGAATGCTTCCTTTGCCTTCAAGCTGGGGGTGGCCCCCATCCCGCGCGAGCCCAACGGAAAAGTGCCGCTGGGTGGGGCTCAACTGGTGGTGCTGCGCGGGGCCAGCGCCGAGCAGCAGCGCGGGGCCTTCGAGTTCTGGCGCTTTTTGATGGAGCCTCAGAACATCAAAACCTGGGTGGAGGCCAGCTACTACGTGCCCCTGCGCAAATCGGCCACGCCGCTGCTGGAAGCCTTCTACCGCGAAAACCCCTACCGCAAGGTGGCCTTCGAGCAGGTTGCGGTAGCCCAGCCGCGCCCTCGAGTACCGCAATTTGCGGTGTGGCGCAACTTTTTGGAAGAAGCCCTGGAAAAAGCCCTCAAGGGCAACGTGCCGGCCCGTCAGGCCCTGGAAGAGGCCCAGCGCAAAGCCGAAGCGGCGCGCTGA
- a CDS encoding gamma-glutamyl-gamma-aminobutyrate hydrolase family protein, which produces MLIGVTPQSRNAEGLFRTKIWGLLEPYLRALESQGASIVILPPQADDKLPGLLEKLDGILLPGGVDVDPAHFGEEPIPEMGEVSLKRDALELFVARYTAQHGIPTLGICRGIQVMNVALGGSLYQDLPAQGFRTVQHSQKSEPPVLGHSLEQTEPSPLSKLFEPRFRVNSYHHQAIKDLAPGLRAVAVAPDGIVEAVVLEGHPFYLGVQWHPELLPEQWGIFRLLLEAAAHPAVR; this is translated from the coding sequence ATGCTCATCGGTGTAACCCCTCAGTCGCGTAACGCAGAAGGACTCTTTCGCACCAAAATATGGGGCCTGCTCGAGCCCTATCTGAGGGCTCTGGAGAGTCAGGGTGCCAGCATTGTAATACTTCCTCCCCAGGCCGACGATAAGCTGCCTGGGCTGTTGGAAAAATTGGATGGCATCTTGCTGCCGGGAGGTGTGGATGTAGACCCGGCCCACTTTGGCGAAGAGCCCATCCCCGAGATGGGGGAGGTGAGCCTGAAGCGCGATGCTCTCGAGCTATTCGTGGCTCGTTACACTGCTCAGCACGGCATTCCCACCCTGGGGATCTGTCGCGGCATCCAGGTCATGAACGTGGCCCTGGGTGGTAGCCTGTACCAGGATCTGCCCGCGCAAGGGTTTCGCACCGTGCAGCACAGCCAGAAATCCGAGCCGCCGGTGCTGGGGCATAGCCTCGAGCAGACCGAGCCAAGCCCCCTCAGCAAGCTGTTTGAACCGCGCTTCCGGGTTAACTCCTATCACCACCAGGCCATTAAGGATCTGGCCCCTGGCCTGCGGGCGGTGGCTGTCGCGCCCGATGGCATTGTAGAGGCGGTGGTGCTCGAGGGGCATCCGTTTTACCTGGGGGTACAGTGGCACCCGGAGCTGCTACCCGAGCAATGGGGCATCTTCCGTCTGCTGCTCGAGGCCGCTGCCCACCCCGCGGTGCGCTGA